The genomic interval GAGGCGTACCCCTGACCTTCGTCACTGACCATGTCTGAAAGCACCACCGATCACCCCCTGCTGGAGCGCCTGTCGCACGGTCCGCTTTTGGCCGATGGCGGCATGGGCACCATGCTCTACGAACGCGGCGTCTCGTTCGAGCACTGCTTCGACGAGCTGAATCTCTCCCGACGCGACCTTGTTCGCTCGTTGCACGAGGACTACATCGCTTCCGGTGCCCGACTCATCACGACAAACACATTCGGCGGCAATCGGGTCCGGCTGGCGCGTCACGGCTTCGAGGACAAAGTTCGCGATGTCAACTTCGCCGGCGCAAAGCTGGCCCGCGAAGCCCGTGAAATCGTCGGCAGCGACGCGCTGGTCATGGGTTCGATCGGTCCCCTGGGGCAACGGCTCGCTCCGTTGGGCTCGGTGACCATCCGTGAGGCGCAGGAAATCTTCTCGCAACAGGCCGCCGCGCTGCTGGAGGGGGGGGTCGATCTCTTCATCTTCGAGACGATGTCGGACCTCGATGAAATCACAGCCGCGGTCCATGCTGTCCGCGAACTGACGCGCGATGTTCCGATCATCGCCTCGATGACGTTCACCGATGCCGGCACCACGCTCACCGGAAAATCGCCCCGCGAAGTCGTGGAGCACTTGCAGGGACTGGCGGTGGATGTCATCGGCGCCAACTGTTCCGTCGGGCCGCAGGGAATGCTCGAGGTGCTGCACAGCATGTCGGCTGTGGCGGGGCGTCCATTGGCAGCGATGCCCAATGCCGGGATGCCGCAGTTGGTCGACGGCCGGTTTGTATACACTGCCGGTCCGGAGTATTTCGCGTCATTTGTCGGACCGTTCCTGGCCAGTGGCGCGCGCATCATCGGCGGCTGCTGCGGTACCACGCCCCAGCACATCGCGGCGATGGCGCAGGCGCTGCGCCATTGGGAGACACGCTCGCGCGACACCGCGCCGCATGTGTCCATTGCGATTTCCGAGCGGGATGAGCCGCCGGAGCCGCAGCGTGATCATCGTCGCTCGGGTTTCTGCCGCAACCTTAGACGGCGCTTTCAGATTTCCGTCGAGCTGGATCCGCCGAAGGGAACCAATCCCCGCAAGGTGATCGAGGGCGCGCGATTGTGTCTGAGCCGGGGCGCCGACGCGGTCAACATCGGCGATTCACCGATGGCGCGCGTTCGCATGAGCGCCATCGCCACCGCCGCGCTCATCGAACGCGAAGTCGGCATCGAGACGATCCTGCATTTCTGCTGCCGCGACCGCAATTTGATGGGGATTCAGTCCGATCTGATCGGCGCGCATGCGCTCGGCGTGCGCAATGTGCTGGCGATCACGGGCGATCCGCCGTCGGTCGGCGACTACCCGCATATCACCGGCGTCTACGATGTCGACTCGATCGGACTGGTGCGCATCCTGCAGGCGATGAACGAAGGCGCCGATTTTGCCGGCGCCTCGATCGGCCATGCCACCGATTTCTGCATTGGCGTGGCGCTCAATCCGGTCGCCGATAATCTGGAGTCCGAAATCAAACGGTTTCGTCGCAAAGTCGAAGCAGGCGCGCATTACGCGTTCACGCAGCCGTTGTATCGTATCGAACCGTTGCAGCGATGCCTCGATGCCATAGGCGATGTCCGCATTCCGATCTTTCTGGGACTGCTGCCCCTGATGTCGTTTCGTCACGCCAACTTCATGCATCATGAAGTTCCGGGGGTCGTGGTCCCTGAAGAAGACCTTCGCAGTATCGAAAAAGCAGGGGACAGGGGAGCCGAACTGGGGATCGAGATCTGCCGGTCTCTGCTGGAAACAGCGCGGTCATTGGTTGACGGCGTGTACCTCATGCCGTCATTCGGCCGCTACGAAACCTGTCTGCGCGTGATCGAGGGTTTCGTCGAGCCGAATGCCGTTCCCGATGAGATTATCGAGGATCGGATACGGGCGTAGGGCCGCTCAAAGTGCCATCAATTGCGTGCGATTGTCCTTGGGTTTGCTGCGCGGCGCCCTTTTGAATGTCCGGTTGGTGGCGACGGGATAATCGATGCCTTTGCCCGCCAGCAGGTCCTGGATCGTGAGAACTTGCAGCACCGGATGTTTGGTGCCCCACGGCGAACTGTAGATTCCTGCCCCGGCGGCCTCTGAGCGCATCGGCCGCGTGGGCTCTTCCAATGTGATTAACACACCAATCGCCGCCTTTTCACGTTCAATCACTCCGCGTATATCGCGCACGTCTTTCACCGAAACACCGCCGCTCTTTACGGACAGCACAATCTGCTTGGTGCTGCCCTTGGCTCCTTCGTCATGGAAGTAGAGACGACCATCGATTCCCTGATCCGCGCCCTTCTTCTGTTCAGCGGGCCGAGCCCCGACAAGACCCAACGCCCACCACTGGAATTGGAATCTATCAGAAGCTGCTAAAGTTTGGGCATCCGGAAGGGAAGTCGGTTCGCCGATGATTTTGTACTTGGCCTCATCTCCGAATGCGTCCTTGAGCCGATGACGAATGAGGGTGATTGCCAGATGCGTGACATCGATTCCGATCCAGCGGCGATTGAGCCGTTGCGCGGCGGCGATCGTCGTGCCGCAGCCGCAGAACGGATCGAGCACCAGATCGCCCTCGTTGCTGCTGGCCGAGAGGATGCGCTCCAACAGCGCTTCGGGCTTTTGGGTGGGGTAGCCAAGGCGTTCCTTGGCGACCGGGTTGATCATGTTAATGTCCACCCAAATGTCATCGATTTGCCTGAATCCGGGGCTCTCATCCAGGTACTGTTTATAAGAGAACTTTGCACCTTCCTCGATGGGTTCGATGAGGCGATTTTCGGCACGAAGACGCTCAAGCGTCGGCTCACTGTAAGTTTTCAGGAGCGTCTTTCGATAGAGCCCCCTGTCATCCTTCCACTTGAATCGTTCCAAATACTCCTGTGAGTAGGGCACAGTGGGTGCATTCCATATCCAGTCCGCATCTTTCGAGTAGAAGTAGATGACATCGTGGCTTCTGGGCAGTTGTCGCGCCCTCGCTTTGCTGCTGCCGGAAAATGGTGTCCTCCTCCAGACTATCTCGTTCCGGAACGCAGTGGGTCCAAACACCGCATCCAACAACAGCTTCAAATAATGGCTCGCCGTCGGGTCGCAGTGCAAATAGATGCTGCCCGACGGTCTCAACACACGACGAAGTTCAACCAAGCGCGGCGCCATCATCGACAAGTACGCCAGCATATCGGAATTGCCGAGGAGCGCGCGAAACCCCTGCATGGCCAGCGACACGCGACACCCGGACTCGACCGTTTCCTGATAAGTCCGGGCGGCCGCCTCGTCCCAGCGCCATGTATCCTCAAATGCTTTGATCTGCGATGCGGAGCGCGTGCCGTCCTGCTCGCGGAACAGCACATTGTAGTCCTGCGCGCTGTTGAATGGGGGGTCAAGATAGATCAGATCGACCGACTCATCAGCGATGTAACGGCGCAGGACATCCAAATTATCGCCGTAATAGAGCGTGTTTTCGGTACCGGGTTCCATAGGCAAGACTCAAAGAACCACCGCAGCGGTTCGGTTGCAAGGCGCTTCCGTTAGAGACGTGATGGAACTTTCCTTGAAGACTTCGGCATGATCCCCTCGCCCGGAATCGCCGCCCTCTCCAATTCCAACAGCGCCCGCTTGAGATTCACGCCGCCGCCGAATCCGCCCAGCGTGCCATCGGAGCGCAGCACCCGATGGCAGGGGACAACGATGGGAAACGGATTCTTTCCCATCGCCTGACCGACCGCGCGGGCCGCGCCCGGTGAACCGGCGCGTCGGGCAATCTCGCCATACGACAGAGTCTGTCCATGGGGTATACGCGCGCAGATCTGCAGCGCCTTGCGGTCGAACCCGTTGAGTCGCGACCAGTCGATCTTCAGATCGAATGATTGTCGCAGACCGTCAAAGTACTCGCGCAGCGCCCGGCGCGTTGCCGATGTACCGCGTTCATCGAGGACCGCGCTGACCCCATCGGCGGCGAGATGTTCAAGAAAGTGTGTCTTGCTCGAATCAAATTCGATGCGCCACAATCCGCGGTCGCTCTCGGCGTACCAGACTTCGCCGACATCCCGTGTTGTGATGTGCCCGTAACGGACGTGCTCGCTGGTCTTCGCCATATCGCTTCCCTCCTGATCGAATCAGCCGATGACAGATTATAGGCGGAAATGTCGCCGATCTATCACTTTGTTGGATTGTGCTTGCGGCCCGGCGGCATGATGGTACTTTGACAGTCGTGATTCCGGCACCGCTTCGCTCCGAATCATCATGACCGAACTGATCAAACGGGAGACTCTCTTCGGGGTGGCGCTGTTGGCTCTGATCCTCGCCGTCTTCTATCTGTTTTACCGCGTGATGGTTCCGTTCTTCGCGCCCATCGCCTGGGGTGCCGTGCTGGTCATCACCTTTCGTCCGCTGCACCTGTGGATCTCCCGACGGATTCATCGCAAAGCCGTGGCGGCGTCAATGACGACGGCCATCCTCACGTTGCTCATCGTCGGCCCGGTGGCGTACCTGGCAACCGCTCTGGTCGGGGAGGCGGGCGCGCTGTATTCGTTCATTCAGGAACGGCTCGGCGAGGATGGCGCCTCATGGCAGGACATCGTCGGCCATCCGATCATTGGACGCGTCACGGCGTGGCTGGAGAGGACATTCGGCATATCACAAGCCGATTTGCAGTCGTCATTGGTCAAGACTCTCAGTTCGATCAGCCGCTATATCGTGCAGAGCACAACATCGTTTGTGGCCAACATCGGCAACGCCGGTTTCAAGTTTATCCTCATGCTGTTGACCGCCTACTATCTCTTCAAGGACGGCGACACGCTGGTCGGATGGATTTCGGAATCGATTCCGCTGCCGGATGAACGCGCTGCGGCCATGCTGCATCACATCGCCGAGGTCGTGCGCGCGACGATGTACGGCGGCCTGGCCGTCGGGCTCCTGCAAGGGTTTCTCGGCGGCCTGCTCTTTTGGATTCTCGGTCTGCACTCGCCGGTGTTCTGGGGCGCGGTCATGGGATTTCTGTCGTTGATTCCGCTGTTGGGGGCGTTCCTCATCTATATCCCCGCCGCAATCGGTTTGATTCTGGGCGGTGCGGTTATCAAGGGAGTCATCCTGTTGATCCTGGGAACCGTCGTGGTCTCGCAGATCGACAATATCCTGCGCCCGATTCTCATTTCCGGACGCACACGCCTGCACCCGTTGCTGCTGTTTTTCTCGATCGCGGGCGGATTGGCGGTGTTCGGCATTCTCGGTCTGGTTGTCGGCCCGGTGATCGCCGCGGTGTTCGTGGCGATGTTCGAGCTGTACCGTTTCGCCCTGCGTCCCGGCGCCGATCCCGGAATGCCCGCCAAAGCGCCGCAACAGGAGCCGACCCCGGCCTGATGGTCGTCTGATGATCGCGTTGCTGCGCAAATACAATCTCCTGCTGATCGCTGCGGGGCTCGTGCTCGGGCTGTTGGTCGCGGGACTGTCGCCCCGGTTGACATCGATCCTGGGAGTCTTCGGCTACATCTTCCTCAACGCGCTCAAATTCCTGGTCATCCCGCTCATTTTCCTGTCGGTGACCGTGGGCATTGCGGGCATGGGCGACCTGCGCAACATGGGCAAGATCGCCCGCGTGACCATCGCCTATTACCTCCTCACCTCGGTGATCGCGGTCGTTCTCGGATTGGTCCTCGTTGTAAGCATGCGTCCCGGCGATGGTGTGCCGCCCCCGACCGAGCACTACACGCGCGAGGCCAAAAGCGCGCTGGACTTCGTCGACTCGATGGTCCCCTCGAACTTCTTTGCCGCGTTAGTCGAGACCGAGGCGATTCCGATCATCCTGGTCGCGATTCTCTTCGGCGTGTTTTTGGTGCGGTATCGCGACGAGTTCCCGCAGGTGCGGGCATTTGTTTTTCGCCTCAATGATGCCGTGCTCTATCTCGTCCGCGCGCTGATGCTCTTCGCCCCGCTGGGGATCATGGGACTGGTGGCGGGCATTCTCGGCGCGAAGGGGGGATGGACCGAAATCGGCCACGCGCTCGCCGGCATCGGACGCTACTCCCTCGTGGTGATCGTGGGGCTGACCATTCATTCCTTCATCATCCTGCCCCTGATCCTCCTGGTCCTGGGAAGGCGTTCGGTTATCCGGTACGCTTATGGGGTTCTCTCAGCGATCCTGACCGCTTTTGCGACTGCGTCATCCTCGGCGACCCTGCCGGAGACCATCCGTTGCAGCGAAGACAATAATAAAGTCACCCCCTCGACCGTCGGCTTTGTCCTGCCGCTGGGCGCAACGATCAACATGGATGGGACCGCACTCTACGAGGCCGTGGCGGTGATCTTCATTTCACAGGCCTATGGTATCGCCATGGGGCCATTTGAGTTGATCGTTGTTGCTATAACCGCCACTTTAGCGTCCATCGGCGCCGCCGGCATCCCCGAGGCGGGGCTGGTCACCATGGTCCTCGTCCTGAATGCCGTCGGCCTTCCGGTTGAGGGGATCGCGCTGATTCTCGTCATCGACTGGCTGCTGGACCGCTACCGCACGGCCGTGAATGTCTGGGGTGACTGTGTCGGCGCGGCCGTCGTCGATCGCCGTCTGGAAGCCGCTTCTCCGACCGTCTCATAAGCCCCATATCCGTCCTTTTCGGCAATCCCGGGCCCGTGGAGAGATTCGGCCGTTGGCCGATAATCACCATGGGGGGCGACCGCTTACGATCCGCACAGTGGCCTCCCGCTCACAGCCACCGTCGCCTCTGGCGACGACATCATCACTGCTCTGTCAGAGAACCATCGCCGGAGACGATTACCGATGGAGATTCGCATCGAACGGCACGACAACATCGACGTTGTCCAGCTTTCCGGACGACTCGACATGGTGAGTTCCAGCGCGCTGAAGGATCGCATGCACCAGGCGCTGCAGGACGGCCGTCTGGCATTCGTGCTGGATTGCCGCGCTCTGGATTTCATCAACAGTTCGGGTTTGGGCCGCTTGCTGTCGGTGTTCAAGGACGTGCGTCTGGCGGGGGGGCAACTGGTCCTGTGCTCCCTGACGCCGTTCGTCGATGAAGTCATGCGTCTAACCTGCCTGGATCGCATCTTCGATCTCCACCACGACCGCGAGACGGCGATGGCCATCCTGTCGGCGGCGGCACCGATGCCGGCCGTCAAATCGGAGCGCGGATGATGCCACAGGGGTTTCGCAAAAAGAAGATTCTCATCGTCGATGATGAACTGCTCATCCGCGATCTGCTCTATGACTACTTCATCGGGTGTGACTATGACATCGCCGTGGCCGAGTGCGGCCAGCGCGCGCTGGATTTGATGAACAAGTCGAGCTTCGACTCGGCGATTCTCGATATTCGCATGCCCGACATCGACGGCCTGGAACTGGCCGACCGGATGCGCGCTGCCGATGCCGATCTGCCGATCATCTTCATGACCGGCTTTCCTTCCGTGGAGACGGCGGTCGCGGCGATTCGCAAGCATGCCGACGACTACTTCATCAAACCGTTTAACGTCAAACACCTGCACAAGTCGGTCGAAAACGCCATGGCCCGGGTCACCAGTCAGGCATCGGCCGGCCGCGCGGGAGGAGACGTATCATGAACCGCCCCGATGGTGTACGCATTCTCGTCATCGATGACGAGTTGTTCGTGCGCGATTTGCTGCACGATTTCTTCACGAAGCTCGATTATTCGGTGACCGCCGCGCCCGACGGCGATGCCGGCCTGCACGCCTGCCGCAATGAGTCGTTCGATGTCGCGCTGGTCGATCTGAAGATGCCCGGCAGAGGCGGGATCGAGGTGCTCTCGGAGATCGTGCGGTTGGATTCGTCGCTGCCGGTGGTGATGATGACCGGGTACCCGACCATCGATTCCTCGATCGAAGCGATCCGTCGCGGCGCGTACGATTACATCATCAAGCCGTTCAAGCTGCAAGACCTCAAGGAACTGACCGAACGCGCCATCAAGGAACGGTCGTTCGCCCGTCAGATTGACGAGTTGAAAACGCGTCTGACGGCTGTCGAAAGTGAACTGCGCCGATACCGCTTGCAGCAAGGCATCGATACGGCAACGTCCCCCGGCGCGCGCCCAGCGGTCAAAACAGCATCCGCCGTTGGTGTACCGAAGTAAGTCATCCCGCCATTCTGATCGGTCGTACCCTTTGGTATTGCGCCCCCAGAGGCCCGGGGTATATTCCTCCCGCGTGAGGGGGGAATGCCCGACACGACTTACCATAAGAGCACCGCAACATCATCGTCGCGCATAGCGCCGGACCACGCCGGGGCGGGCGAACGCACGGATGAGGGCGCGCGCTTGCGTCGCCTGGCGCAGTTGGGCGAGATGACCGCAACCGCCGTTCACGAAATCCGCAGTCCGTTGGCCGGAATCGTCGGCCTGGCGGAGTTGCTGGCGCGCCAGTGCCATTCCGACTCCGGCGCCCAGCGAATGGCCGAGCGGCTGCATGCGGCCGCCGGCGAACTCATGATGACGATCGACCGGATGCTGGAGTTTGTCCGCGACACGCGCCTGGCTCGTCGTCCGATCGATTGGTCGAAGTTTGTCACCGTCGCGCTCGATCAGTACCAGGACAATCTGCAGAGTCGCGGCAGCAGACTGGTCCTGAAGCGCAGCGTCCCCGAGCGTCTCGGCTGGGGACTCGGCGATGTGCTGTGTCTGCGTCAGGCCGTCTGGAACGTCCTGGACAATGCCGACCGCGCACTCAACGGCGACGGCCATGTTGTCGTCACGGCGGAATCGCGCGCATCGCGCCTGTGCCTGTCGATTGCCGATTCCGGCCCCGGAATCGATTCGGACAACGCGGAACGCTTGTTCCTGCCGTTTGTCAGCGAAAGCGGCAGCGGGACCGGACTGGGCCTGCCGATGGCGCGCAAGATCGTCGAGGCGCACGACGGAACGATCACGCTCGCGAATGACCCGTCAACCGGCGGCGCAGTCGCCCGAATCGAACTGCCCATCACGCCGGCAGCAGCCAACGACGCGGGGAGAGGGTAGCGTCGTGGCGTATTCGATCCTCGTGGTCGATGACGATCCGCTCGTCAATGACGTGCTGGTGTCGACGCTTAACGCGCTGCCTTACGAGGTCGATTCGTCGGAGTCGGCCGAATCGGCGCTGACGCGGATGCAGCGCCGCGATTACGATCTGATCATCTCCGATGTCCGCATGAAGGGCATGGACGGCCTGCAACTGCTCGACAAGGTCCGCCTGATGTCACCGGAGACGGTCGTTATTATGATGACCGCATACGGGCAGGTCCCGGATGCCGTCCGCGCCATGAAGGCGGGCGCCTTCGAATTTCTGCTCAAGCCGGTGGGCGCCGACGTGACCGAGGCCATCGTCGAACGGGCGCTGGAGTTCCGTCGCCTCAAACTGGAAAACAAAATGCTGCGCGCGGCGGTGACACAGCGTTACGCGGCCGAGCAGTTGGTCGGCCAGTCGGCGGTCATGCGACGCGTCTTCGATACGATCGACAAGGCCGCCACCGCCGCCTCCAACGTTTTGATCTCGGGTGAAACCGGAACGGGCAAAGAGCTCGTCGCGCGCGCCATCCATTTCCGCGGCAACCGGCGCGAAGGACCATTCGAAGCGATCAACTGCGCGGCGCTGCCGGAGACGTTGTTCGAAAGCGAGCTGTTCGGGCACGAGAAGGGCGCCTTCACCGGCGCGATGCGCACGCGCCGGGGCGCATTCGAGGTCGCCGACGGCGGCACACTGCTCTTAGACGAGATCTCGGAGATGACGCGGGCCCTGCAGGCCAAGTTGCTGCGCGTGTTGCAGGAAATGGAAGTCCAGCGCCTGGGATCTGAAAAACGCATTCCGGTCGACGTGCGGGTGATCGCCACCACCAATCGCGATTTGCCGGCGGAAATCGAATCCGGAGAGTTTCGGCGCGACCTGTACTATCGACTCAATGTGCTGCCGGTGCACCTGCCGCCGCTGCGTGACCGTCGCGACGACATCCCGGAGCTGGTCGACCATTTCATTCGGCAGTTCAACGCGGCATCGGGGCGCACCATCCGGCGCGCATCGGAGACGGTGATGAAACTCTTCGATCAATATCCGTGGCCGGGAAATATCCGCGAGCTGGAAAATTTCATGGAACGGGCCGTGCTCGTCGCCGCGCGCGACGTGCTGACGCCGGAGGACTTCCCCGGCGAATTATTGGCCGGCGGGCCGCGTCCCAAAGACGAAGGCATTCGCGTCGGCACCACCATGCGCGACGCCAGAAAGAATCTCGTGCTGGCGACGCTGGACGCCTGCGGCGGCAATCAAACGCAGGCGGCCGATATGCTCGGGATTTCATCGCGGACCATACGCAACCTGCTGTACGAATACGGCATCAAGACCCCCGGCGGCGAAGAGACCGGCGCCGACGCTCTCAACCCGGCCGCCATCGATCACAACAACGCATGAACCGCTTGCGAACTGTCGGCCATCGCTTGACAGCACCGGTGACGCTGTTGATGCTTCTCTGTGTCGCGGTGCCGCGCGACGGTGCGTCACAGCCGACCGATCCGTCCGCTCCGATCGCAGACTTCTATGTCCAGTTCAACAGGACCCCGATCTGGGCCGGGACGAATTTCGGTTACACGGTCTATGAGACCTGCCGCGTGGAAGCGCGCATCACGAACATGAGCGGCGAGTTGATCCTGATCTTCCCCATCGGCGTGCAGACGCCGGGACGCTATATGCTCCCGTGGGACGGCACCTATCACGGCATCAGCCCGCTGGCCGGACGATATGAATTCGAACTGTTCTTCGACGACGAATACGCCGTCAACTTTTGGTTTCTCAGTCATCCGCGTCCGCAAAGCGCATCCTGAAGTCGCGATCCGGACATGCCATCTACGACGAGGTTCTCCCTGTGCGCAAGCATTTGGCTCTGACGGTGCTCCTGGTCGCGGCAACGGCCGCTGTTGCATGGGCGGCGGCCGACGGTGAGGGCACGGGCAACGTCGACATCGTCGAAGTGCTGATCAGTCTGGTGGCCATCCTGATCGGCGCCAAGATCGGCGGCGATCTCGCCATTCGTCTGAAGCAGCCCGCCGTACTGGGTGAGTTGGTCGCCGGTGTGCTGATCGGCAATCTGACGCTGGTGGGCATCGGCTGGTTTGAACCGATCGGGGAGAATCATACTGTCTCTGTACTCGCGGAACTCGGTGTGATTCTGCTGTTGTTCGGTGTCGGCCTGGAGTCGGATTTGGACAAGATGCTCCATGTCGGGCTGTCGTCGTTTCTGGTGGCGATGTTGGGCGTAGTGGCGCCCTTCATGCTCGGCTGGGGCGTGGGAATCTGGTTTTACCCGGAGCATTCGTTTTACATGCACATGTTTCTCGGCGCGACGCTAACCGCGACATCGGTGGGCATCACCGCCCGGGTCCTCAAAGACATCAACCGCCTGCATTCGCGCGAAGCGCGCATCGTCCTGGGTGCGGCCGTCATCGACGACGTATTGGGGCTGATCATTCTGGCGATCGTGTCCGGAATGATTCAGGCGGCCGATGCGGGCGCGGAGATGTCGTCGACGGCGATCTTCTGGCTGGTCGCCAAGGCAATCCTCTTTTTGGGATTATCGATCATCGTCGGCCGGTATACCTACCCGTCGCTGTTTCGGGTCGCCAACTATCTGCGCGTGCACGGGATGCTGCTGATCATGTCGATCGTGATGTGTTTTCTCTTCGCGGCCGCGGCGGCGTGGGCCGGTCTTGCGCCGATCGTCGGCGCCTTCGCCGCCGGTCTGGTCCTCGATCCGGTCAAGTACCAGGACATCCGCCATCTCGACATGGCCAAACACAACCTTGAAGAGGCGTTGGAACCGGTGATGACGTTCTTAGTTCCGGTGTTCTTCGTACTCATGGGCATCCATGTCGATCTGTTGACCTTCGCTGATACCTCGGTGCTGGGATTCGCCGCGGTCCTGACCGCGGCAGCCGTCATCGGTAAACAGGTGTCCGCCTTCGGCGTGGTTAAATCGCCGGAGCCGACCAATCGCTGGATCGTCGGTCTCGGGATGATACCGCGCGGCGAGGTGGGTTTGATCTTCGCCGGAATCGGTCTCTCGCTGCACGTGGGTGGGGAACGCATCGTCACCGCGGACATCTACTCCGCGGTCGTGATCATGGTCATCCTGACGACGTTGGTGACCCCGCCGGTGCTCACCTGGGCCTTCGCCCGGCAGCAGCACAGACCTGTTGCTTCAGAGTAGCAGACTGTGTGAGGTGAAAGATATGAGGCACCGACGCATCGTTCACATACTGACGGCGATTGTCACCGTCGGGCTCGTGCTGCAGGCCCGAGCGGCGCAGTCCCAGTCGAAATCGCTGCAACAGTTGGGCGGCATCAACGACGCGCTCGGCTCCATCGCCGCATCGGTGTCACCGGCGGTCGTGCAGATTGTCGCCAGCGGGTACGTGCCCGGATCGCCCGGAGGCGGCGCCACGGGGGAACTGCTCTCCTTGCAGCGCAGCGGCGGCTCGGGAGTCATTCTCGATCCGAACGGCTATGTCGTCACCAATGCCCATGTCGTGCGCGGGTCCCGGCAGGTGCAGGTGATGTTGCCGATCGCGCCGGACCCGTCGCACCAGTGGCATTCGATCCTGCGGCCGCTGGGGAAAGTGTACGGCGCGCAGTTGGTCGGGCTGGATGAGGAAACCGATCTGGCGGTGCTGAAGGTCGAGGGAAAAGGACTGCCGTATCTGACGTTCGGCGATTCCGACGAGCTGCGCCCCGGACAAATCGTGCTCGCCTTCGGCAGCCCCCTGGGATTGGACAACAGCGTGACACTCGGTGTGGTCAGCGCCGTGGCGCGGCAAATGTCCCCGGAAGACCCGATGATTTATATCCAGACTGACGCTCCGATCAATCCCGGCAATTCGGGCGGGCCGCTCATCGATGGCAATGGACGCGTCGTCGGGATCAACACGAGCATTCTGTCACGCTCCGGCGGGAGCGAAGGGCTCGGATTCGCCGCGCCCAGCAACATCGTCCGCGCCGTATACGAACAGATCAAGGCGACCGGACGCGTCCGTCGCGGCGCGATCGGCGCCGCCACCCAGACAGTGACGCCGTTGCTGGCGGAGGCGCTCGGTCTGCCGCAGCAGTGGGGCGTGATCGTCAGCGATGTCGATCCGGACAGCCCGGCCGAACGCGACGGTCTGCGCGCCGGTGATCTGATCCATTCACTCGACGGCAAGATCATGGAGAACGCGCGGCAGTTTACGGTGAATCTGTATCAGCGCGCGGTCGGCGACATGATCCAGCTTGAGCTCATCCGTGATGGGCAACCGCTGCGGCTGGCGACCAGCGTGATTGAACGGCCCGGCGATCCCGGTCGCTTCGCGGTGTATGTCACCCCCGAACGAAACCTGATCGCACAACTGGGAATCCTCGCGCTCGATTTGGATCGTCCGATCGCGTCGATGCTGCCGCCGTTGCGAAACGAGTGGGGCATCGTCGTCGCCGCCCAATCGCGGGAAACGGCGTTGTGGGAGAGCGGCTTTCTGCCGGGCGATGTGATCTACACTCTCAACGGCGCCGAGGTCGAGGACCTGGCCGCCCTGCGACGCGCGCTGCAGCCGATTCCGGCAGGGACCCCCGTCGCTGTCGGCGTGGAACGCGACTCCCGGCTGATCTATGTCGCACTGCGCAGCGAATAGACTCAGCCCGACACGCCGCACAAACCCGTGCGGGTCAGCCCTTGGGCTGACCGACGTCGAAAAGCCGCACGGCCGACTGTGATTACATAAGAAGATCCCGTGCGGGTCAGCCCTTGGGCTGACCGACGTCGAAAAAGCTGCACGACCGACC from Candidatus Zixiibacteriota bacterium carries:
- a CDS encoding sigma-54 dependent transcriptional regulator yields the protein MTRQPAAQSPESNCPSRRQQPTTRGEGSVVAYSILVVDDDPLVNDVLVSTLNALPYEVDSSESAESALTRMQRRDYDLIISDVRMKGMDGLQLLDKVRLMSPETVVIMMTAYGQVPDAVRAMKAGAFEFLLKPVGADVTEAIVERALEFRRLKLENKMLRAAVTQRYAAEQLVGQSAVMRRVFDTIDKAATAASNVLISGETGTGKELVARAIHFRGNRREGPFEAINCAALPETLFESELFGHEKGAFTGAMRTRRGAFEVADGGTLLLDEISEMTRALQAKLLRVLQEMEVQRLGSEKRIPVDVRVIATTNRDLPAEIESGEFRRDLYYRLNVLPVHLPPLRDRRDDIPELVDHFIRQFNAASGRTIRRASETVMKLFDQYPWPGNIRELENFMERAVLVAARDVLTPEDFPGELLAGGPRPKDEGIRVGTTMRDARKNLVLATLDACGGNQTQAADMLGISSRTIRNLLYEYGIKTPGGEETGADALNPAAIDHNNA
- a CDS encoding response regulator, producing the protein MMPQGFRKKKILIVDDELLIRDLLYDYFIGCDYDIAVAECGQRALDLMNKSSFDSAILDIRMPDIDGLELADRMRAADADLPIIFMTGFPSVETAVAAIRKHADDYFIKPFNVKHLHKSVENAMARVTSQASAGRAGGDVS
- a CDS encoding dicarboxylate/amino acid:cation symporter, which translates into the protein MIALLRKYNLLLIAAGLVLGLLVAGLSPRLTSILGVFGYIFLNALKFLVIPLIFLSVTVGIAGMGDLRNMGKIARVTIAYYLLTSVIAVVLGLVLVVSMRPGDGVPPPTEHYTREAKSALDFVDSMVPSNFFAALVETEAIPIILVAILFGVFLVRYRDEFPQVRAFVFRLNDAVLYLVRALMLFAPLGIMGLVAGILGAKGGWTEIGHALAGIGRYSLVVIVGLTIHSFIILPLILLVLGRRSVIRYAYGVLSAILTAFATASSSATLPETIRCSEDNNKVTPSTVGFVLPLGATINMDGTALYEAVAVIFISQAYGIAMGPFELIVVAITATLASIGAAGIPEAGLVTMVLVLNAVGLPVEGIALILVIDWLLDRYRTAVNVWGDCVGAAVVDRRLEAASPTVS
- a CDS encoding STAS domain-containing protein; this translates as MEIRIERHDNIDVVQLSGRLDMVSSSALKDRMHQALQDGRLAFVLDCRALDFINSSGLGRLLSVFKDVRLAGGQLVLCSLTPFVDEVMRLTCLDRIFDLHHDRETAMAILSAAAPMPAVKSERG
- a CDS encoding HAMP domain-containing sensor histidine kinase, giving the protein MPDTTYHKSTATSSSRIAPDHAGAGERTDEGARLRRLAQLGEMTATAVHEIRSPLAGIVGLAELLARQCHSDSGAQRMAERLHAAAGELMMTIDRMLEFVRDTRLARRPIDWSKFVTVALDQYQDNLQSRGSRLVLKRSVPERLGWGLGDVLCLRQAVWNVLDNADRALNGDGHVVVTAESRASRLCLSIADSGPGIDSDNAERLFLPFVSESGSGTGLGLPMARKIVEAHDGTITLANDPSTGGAVARIELPITPAAANDAGRG
- a CDS encoding response regulator, with amino-acid sequence MNRPDGVRILVIDDELFVRDLLHDFFTKLDYSVTAAPDGDAGLHACRNESFDVALVDLKMPGRGGIEVLSEIVRLDSSLPVVMMTGYPTIDSSIEAIRRGAYDYIIKPFKLQDLKELTERAIKERSFARQIDELKTRLTAVESELRRYRLQQGIDTATSPGARPAVKTASAVGVPK